In Saimiri boliviensis isolate mSaiBol1 chromosome 12, mSaiBol1.pri, whole genome shotgun sequence, one genomic interval encodes:
- the SSTR5 gene encoding somatostatin receptor type 5, with protein MEPLFPASVPGWNASSSGDRSLVGPAPAPGARAVLVLALYLLVCAAGLGGNALVIYVVLCCARMKTVTNIYILNLAVADVLLMLGLPFLATQNAASFWPFGRVLCRLVMTLDGINQFTSVFCLTVMSVDRYLAVVRPLTSARWRRPHVARMASAAAWALSLCMSLPVLVFADVQDGGTCNVSWPEPVALWGAVFVVYAAVLGFFGPLLVICLCYLLIVVKVRTAGVRVGCARRRSERKVTRMVVVLVLVFAGCWLPFFTVNIVNLAVALPQEPASTGLYFFVVILSYANSCANPVLYGFLSDNFRQSFRKVLCLCKGSGAEDADATEPRPRRSRQQPEATPPAHDAEANGLMQTSQL; from the coding sequence ATGGAGCCCCTCTTCCCGGCCTCCGTGCCTGGCTGGAACGCCTCCTCCTCGGGTGACAGGTCCCTGGTGGGGCCGGCGCCGGCGCCGGGGGCCCGGGCGGTGCTGGTGCTCGCGCTGTACCTGCTGGTGTGCGCGGCCGGGCTGGGCGGAAACGCGCTGGTCATCTACGTGGTGCTGTGCTGCGCCCGGATGAAGACGGTCACCAACATCTACATCCTCAACCTGGCGGTGGCCGACGTCCTCCTCATGCTGGGGCTGCCCTTCCTGGCCACGCAGAACGCCGCGTCCTTCTGGCCCTTCGGCCGCGTCCTGTGCCGCCTGGTCATGACGCTGGACGGCATCAACCAGTTCACCAGCGTCTTCTGCCTGACGGTCATGAGCGTGGACCGCTACCTGGCCGTGGTGCGCCCGCTGACCTCCGCCCGCTGGCGCCGCCCGCACGTGGCCAGGATGGCGAGCGCCGCGGCCTGGGCCCTGTCGCTGTGCATGTCGCTGCCCGTGCTGGTGTTCGCGGACGTGCAGGACGGCGGCACCTGTAACGTGAGCTGGCCGGAGCCGGTGGCGCTGTGGGGCGCCGTCTTCGTGGTCTACGCGGCCGTGCTGGGCTTCTTCGGGCCGCTGCTGGTCATCTGCCTGTGCTACCTGCTGATCGTGGTGAAGGTGAGGACCGCGGGCGTGCGCGTGGGCTGCGCGCGGCGGCGCTCGGAGCGGAAGGTGACGCgcatggtggtggtgctggtgctggtgttCGCGGGCTGCTGGCTGCCCTTCTTCACCGTCAACATCGTCAACCTGGCGGTGGCGCTGCCCCAGGAGCCCGCCTCCACCGGCCTCTACTTCTTCGTGGTCATCCTCTCCTACGCCAACAGCTGCGCCAACCCGGTCCTCTACGGCTTCCTCTCCGACAACTTCCGCCAGAGCTTCCGGAAGGTTCTGTGCCTCTGCAAGGGCTCCGGCGCCGAGGACGCTGACGCCACGGAGCCGCGGCCACGCAGGAGCCGGCAGCAGCCGGAGGCCACGCCGCCCGCGCACGACGCCGAGGCCAACGGGCTCATGCAGACCAGCCAGCTGTGA